From Nitrospirota bacterium, the proteins below share one genomic window:
- a CDS encoding cation:proton antiporter: MQLFNIITILLVLSALFAYVNHRFIKLPMTIGLMLISMLVSLAFVSMGHLGLGLEAGRTGAFFLRSVNFDKTLMVGLLGFMLFAGALHLDVNDLLEHKWEIGVFALTGPVLSTFLVGSSMYFVLAWLGIDMSYIYCLLFGAIVSPTDPIAVLGIMKEARVPKALETTISGESLFNDGVAVVVFLILHGIATGEHAATPGDVSVMFVKETFGGFAFGLAIGWLAYRVLKSVDNYQVEILVTLALVTGGYALALSIHTSGPIAIVVSGLLVGNVGRKFAMSDRTRERIDVFWELIDEILNAILFVLIGLELLAVTVTGRFVLAGAAAIAVALLARLVSLAVPS; this comes from the coding sequence ATGCAGCTTTTTAACATAATAACGATACTCCTCGTCCTTTCGGCCCTCTTTGCGTACGTGAACCACCGCTTCATCAAGCTGCCGATGACCATCGGCCTGATGCTGATTTCCATGCTCGTTTCCCTGGCCTTCGTCTCCATGGGCCACCTGGGCCTGGGCCTTGAGGCCGGCCGCACGGGCGCCTTCTTTCTCAGAAGCGTCAATTTCGACAAGACGCTGATGGTCGGGCTGCTGGGCTTCATGCTGTTTGCCGGGGCATTGCACCTGGACGTCAACGACCTGCTCGAGCACAAGTGGGAAATCGGGGTGTTCGCCCTGACCGGGCCGGTCCTTTCGACCTTTCTGGTGGGAAGCTCCATGTACTTTGTGCTTGCCTGGCTTGGAATCGACATGAGCTATATCTACTGCCTCCTTTTCGGGGCCATCGTCTCGCCCACCGACCCCATCGCCGTGCTGGGCATCATGAAGGAGGCCCGGGTCCCGAAGGCCCTGGAAACAACCATTTCGGGCGAGTCCCTCTTTAACGACGGCGTAGCCGTGGTGGTGTTTCTCATTCTGCACGGCATCGCCACCGGGGAGCATGCGGCCACGCCGGGCGACGTGTCCGTCATGTTCGTCAAGGAGACCTTCGGCGGCTTCGCCTTCGGCCTGGCAATCGGTTGGCTGGCCTACAGGGTTCTGAAGAGCGTGGACAACTACCAGGTCGAGATACTCGTCACCCTGGCCCTCGTCACCGGGGGATACGCCCTGGCCCTTTCAATCCATACGTCGGGCCCCATCGCCATCGTCGTCTCGGGCCTTCTGGTGGGAAACGTCGGCCGCAAGTTCGCCATGAGCGACAGGACCCGCGAGAGAATCGACGTATTCTGGGAGCTTATCGACGAGATACTGAACGCCATCCTGTTCGTGCTTATCGGCCTGGAGCTGCTGGCCGTCACGGTGACCGGGCGGTTCGTCCTGGCAGGGGCGGCGGCCATTGCCGTGGCACTCCTGGCGCGGCTCGTCTCGCTGGCGGTCCCCTCCG